TCCTTTAAAACTGCGTAAAATTCAGAGGTAAAAGCAGTCCTTTCCCAAGAAATGCCTATCCCTTTGGTCATATTTCTAAGAGACCCTGAAAAGCCAAGCAGGTTTTCTGCCGATGCTTTGGCTTTTAAGCGACTCTTACCCGCTCGTTCCTCATCCACAGAATGGATTTTCGCGGAACGGCGATTTAGCTCAGAAAGAACTACACCGAGTTGTGTTGTATCGACTGAAACTTCAATCTCAGTCAAAGGACCAACCAAAATGGTGTTCTCACGAAACAGATCCTTCATTCCTGAATGGATCGCAACCTTAAGCAAAGAGGGCAAATGTTCCTTATCTTTACCAGGAAACTCAAAACCAAGGACTACCAGCCGTAAGCCGATGACCTCTCTTCCGTAGAACCCGAATAATGTGGATTCAAAGAAAGCTGTTTCGATAGAATTTTTTACTTCTTCCGGAAGACTTACCTCAAAGGCAATTTGCTTTGAAAAGTCGGCAGTATCTTCCAGGACTGCGATGAGCGTGCCACTCGACTTTGAATCTTCAAAGGCACGGTGCTCTAGTGCAACCTTAGAAGCCATTTTTTTCAAACGCTCAAATCTAGCAATGTTTATAGATCCTGTTTGTATTTTTTTTTGTGAATTCTCTTGGATTCTACGGAGTCCAATCTCGATATGTAGCTCCCCTCTCCCCCAAAGATGGATCTGTCCCGTATCAGGATCCTCTTCAAAATGATAACCAGGGTCTTCCCAGGAAAGATTGCTCAGGGCCTTAAGCCAATCCGGCTTGTCTCCTTCCGACTCGGGTTCAATCGTAACGGAAAAGGGACTAACGGACATTATGTCTCCTAACTCTCTTTTTTTGCCCGAATCAACAGGGGATAGATAATTCCCGGGAGTTGTATCCAATTCTCTGGTTTCCCGGATGTAATACAGCATCCCCTGTGGAACCTGGGAGATTTCCAACCACTCCCCATTCTCTTCCCGGTACGCTTGTTGGATCCTAGCCTCTCTTTTTCCCTCTTTCAGAAGAAAAGGTAGGTTGATCTCTTTTTCACCAAAGACGATGGCATAACGTTCGTATTGTGGATGAACTCGACGGAAAAGAGTGTATTGGGATAAGTTCGAATCGGATTTTTTTTCCTTAGGATGAATCCAGGAAATCAAATTGAGAAGTTCCTTCACACCCTGGCCCGTCTTTGCCGATCCACCATAAACAGGAAAAATGAAATTGTCTCTTGTCCCTTGCGACAATCCGATCATATTCCATTTGGTATTGCTCTCGGGATCATTCCATTGGGATAATAATAACTCGTCCGACCATTTGATTAAATTTTCATGAACGGAAAGCGGGAAGGAATTTTCCGATTCCAGGTAGTAGACCCACTCTCCCGGTTTTTCCTTATTTTCTTCAAAAAGGACTTCGGGAGCTTTCCCCAGTATCTCTTCCAGAGAAATCAAAGAATCCAAATAATCATCACGAAAGCGATCCAGTTTGTTGATGAAAAAAACAATGGGGATACTGTTTGCCCGCAGTTCTTCAATAACAAGTCTTGCCTGTGACTGAACGGGGGAACCTCCCTCCAGAATTACAATCGCAATCTGGATGGCAGGTAGAATGTCTGTGATTTGGTTTTTAAAGTCAATATGGCCCGGAGTGTCTACAATCTGAAGACAGTATTCTCCGAAAGTGGTCTTCCATTGGATGGAATGGAACGTGGTCCGGATGGAAATCCCGCGCTCGATCTCTTCCTTTAATGTGTCGGATTCCGTAGTTCCGTCTTCAATCGAGCCTACGGCGGAAATCTTACCTGCCTCGAATAAGATCCGTTCGGTGAGGGTGGTTTTCCCAGAATCGATATGAGCGAATATTCCAACGGTTCTGTAGTCCATAAAAACAAAAAGCCGAGTTTGAACCCGGCTTTTTCCTCAAATTTAGAATCGAATTTATCTGACTACCAGCGGTAATGAGAGAATGCTTTGTTAGCATCTGCCATTTTTCTGATATCTTCTTTCTTCTTAATTGCAGATCCGGTACCTTTTTGAGCTTCCATAAATTCTGCAGCTAATTTGTTTTTCATCGATTTTTCGTTTCTGTCACGGCTATAACGAATCAACCATCTGATTCCAAGAGCAAGTCTTCTTTCCGGACGTACTTCGATAGGAACCTGATAAGTCACCCCGCCCACTCTTCTGGATTTTACTTCCACTTGTGGTTTTACGTTTTCCAAAGCTTCTTGGAAAACTTGGAACGGATCAGCGCCGGTTTTTTTATTAATAACTTCCAAAGCATCGTAGAACACGGATTCTGCTACGCTTTTTTTTCCATCAACCATAAGGCAGTTGATGAACTTAGTAATCACTTTATCATTGTATTTCGGATCACCAATGATTTCGCGGGGTTCTACTTTTCCTCTTCTTCTTGACATATGATCTTTCCCTTACTTAAGCCTTAGGTTTTTTCGCACCGTATTTTGAACGGCTTTTGCGACGTTTGTCTACACCGAGAGTATCCAGTGTACCACGAATGATATGATAACGAACCCCTGGTAAATCTTTTACTCTTCCACCGCGGATCAGTACCACGTTGTGCTCTTGTAAATTATGACCTTCACCTGGGATATAAGCAGTTACTTCGATCCCGGTAGTCAATCGAACCCTTGCTACCTTTCTAAGGGCAGAGTTCGGTTTTTTAGGAGTAAATGTCATTACTCTAGTGCAAACACCTCTTCTTTGAGGACATGCCTTTAGAGCGGGAGATTTAGTTCTTTTCTTTTGTGCGTCTCTTCCGTGGCGGATGAGCTGATTGATTGTAGGCATTCGATTCCTTCTTACTCTCTATCTACTTAAAAATATATGACGGTTTTGTCCAAAATCCTGGAAATGGCTATTTTGTAAACGAAAACCCAAAAAATCCTATAGGTGATGACGACGATCTATTCGTCGTCATCCTCTTCTTCCGAGTCGTCATCGTCCGACTCCAATTCGTCTTCATCTTCGTCCTCTTCTTCTACCAAACGGGAGAGTGTGGCAGTAGAAACAGGAGTGGATTCAGGGAGTTCGGAAACTTCTTCTTCGTCATCTTCCGAATCCAGATCCCAATCCAAATCCCCAGGAATGTCTTTGAAAACTTCAACATCTCGGTATTTTTTCATACCGGTTCCCGCAGGAATCATGTGACCAATGATCACATTTTCTTTGAGTCCCGCAAGTACGTCTGTTTTTCCTTTGATCGCCGCATCGGTAAGAACCTTAGTCGTTTCCTGGAAAGAAGCCGCAGAGAAATAAGATTCAGTGTTAAGAGATGCTTTTGTCAAACCGAGTAAAATCGGTTGGCACTGCGCCGGGCTTCCCCCTTCTCCGATCACTCGATCGTTTTCCTCTTGGAATTGGAATTTATCCACTTGTTGTTGATTTACAAAAGATGTATCCCCACTATCAGTGATTGTCACCTTACGAAGCATTTGGCGAACCACTACTTCGATGTGTTTGTCATTGATATGAACCCCTTGCAAACGATAAACTTCCTGAACTTCGGAAACAAGATAGTTATGAAGTGCATTCGGTCCTTTGATGCTAAGGATATCATGCGGATCGAAGTTTCCTTCGTCGATTTGATCCCCGGTCTTAACAAAGTCTCCGTGACGAACACGAAGTTGTTTACCGATCGGGATCGCTACTTTTACTTTTTCCACATCCGCAGATTCTGAAATGATATAAAGGATACGTTTTTCTTTTACGATCTCACCACGATCTTCGATTTTACCGTCGATCTCTGCAAGTGTGCAGGCATCTTTCGGACGACGAGCTTCGAAAAGTTCGTCTACTCGAGGAAGACCCCCGGTGATATCTCTGGTTTTTTCAGCAACGGAAGGAATCTTAAATAAGATATCTCCTTCTTTTACCTTATCACCGGATTGGTATTGCAATAATGCATCGATTGGAACCGCATAAGCTTCCCCGCCCACTATGATCTGTGGAACAAGTCTATCTTTTTTCTGCTCTACCACTTTTAGGATGATATTGGAAGTTTTAGGATCCACATCTCTTCTGACGTTTTTTCCTACTTCCAAATCTTCCCAATGAATGGTTCCTTCCAATTCGGCAACGATTACTTCATTGTACGGATCAAACTCTGCAAGAGGTTTGTTCTCTTCTACAATTTCGTCTTCTTTGCATTTTACAATCGTTCCGATTTTTACAGGGATTACTACTTCTTCCCCGAGAACTCTAAGTCTTGCACCTTGCAAGGAAACGGTTCCCGGTTGATCGGCAGTTACCATTTGCTCACCGTTTTCAGTGAGTTGAGTTCCGAATACTTCCCCTTTTTCCAGTCTTTGTCCGTCAACGACTCTGACATTGGAAAGATCCGTTGTTTGGAATTCTTGTACTAATCTTTGAATTACGATTGTCCCGCGACGGGCAAATACGGTAGAACCTGATTGGTTTTTCACCAAACGGCCGTTTACCGATTTTACCAGAGAGCGGTAAGGAACTTTGTGTTCTTTTTCCTGGATCGTTGCAGAAGCGGCTCCACCTACGTGGAAAGTTCTCATCGTAAGCTGAGTTCCCGGTTGGCCGATCGACTGAGCCGCAATGGTTCCCACTGCTTCTCCGATTTCCGCAGGCACGAGTCGAGCCATGTCCATACCGTAACATTTTGTACAGATACCTTGGCGGGAACGGCAAGTCAGAGGAGAACGAACTTTGATTCTGTCGTATCCTAGGTTTTCGATCTTTTGACCGATCGCTCGAGTGATCACAGTGTCTTTCGGGAATACTACTTTTTCTGTTACAGGATCGATCAAATCTTCCGCCGTATAACGACCGAACACACGATCCGCAAGAGAAACAATGATGTTTTCCCCTTCTTTTACAAGGCCGAGAGTGATATTGTCTTTTGTTCCGCAATCTTCTTCCGAAACGATTACGTCTTGGGAAATATCCACCAAACGACGAGTCAAATAACCCGCATCGGCAGTTTTTAGAGCCGTATCGGCAAGACCTTTACGAGCACCGTGAGTGGAGATAAAAAACTCTAATACTCCCAGACCTTCACGGAAATTGGAACGAATTGCAAGCTCGATGATCTCACCGCTCGGTTTCGCCATAAGTCCCCTCATTCCGGCAAGCTGACGAATCTGTTGTTTCGATCCGCGGGCACCTGAGGCAGCCATAACGAAAACAGGGTTGAACCCGCCTTGGTCTTTTTCCAATTCCTTGAACATCCCGTCGGTGATCTTGTCATTGGTTTTGGTCCAAATCTCGATTACCTTTTTACGACGTTCTTCGTTGGTGATAATACCTTTTCGGTATTCCATGTCGGCTTTTTCCACTTCCCGGTTGGCATCAGTCACCAAACCTTCTTTATGTGGAGAAACCCGGATATCTTCGATAGATATGGTCGGAGCGAAATAAGTCGCGTATTTATAACCCAGACGTTTCACTTCGTCCAGCATAACTACAGTTTGGCCGGGACCGAATTTTTCGTAAACATCCGCGATGATTTTGTTAGTTTCCTTGTCACCAAGAACTCTGTTTACGTAAACATAACCTTTCGGCATCACTTGGTTGAAAATAAGTCTACCAGGTGTTGTCTCGATGATTTTACCTTCGTGAAGAACCGAAATTTTTGTTCGAATCTCTATGGTCTTGGATTCGATCGCATACATCACTTCGTCAAGACCGGTGAAAAATTTCCCTTGGCCTTTTGCGTCTTTCACTTCGGAAGTTAGGTAGTAAATTCCAAGTACGATATCTTGAGTCGGTCCGCAAATCGGTTGGCCGTTCGCAGGATTCAGGATATTGTGAGGAGAAAGCATAAGCATCCAAGTTTCCAATTGCGCTTTCGGAGCAAGAGGAACGTGAATCGCCATCTGATCCCCGTCAAAGTCGGCGTTGAACGCGTGACATACGAGAGGATGAAGTTTGATCGCTTTTCCTTCTACAAGGATTGGTAAAAATGCTTGGATCCCCAATCTGTGCAGAGTCGGAGCTCTGTTCAACATAACAGGGTGTTCTTTCACTACAGTGTCCAAAACATCGAAAACTTCTTTGTCTTCCGTCTCGATTTTTTTCTTCGCAGACTTGATGTTCGGAGCAAGTTCCAAGTCAACCAAACGTTTCATAATGAAAGGTTTGAATAACTCGAGAGCCATCTTTTTAGGAAGACCCATTTGGTGGTATTTGAGTTCAGGACCGACAACGATTACGGAACGACCGGAATAATCCACCCTCTTACCAAGTAGGTTTTGGCGGAATCGGCCTTGTTTTCCTTTCAACATATCGGAAATGGATTTCAAAGGACGATTTCCCTTTCCTTTAACAGTTCTTTTGCGACGGCTGTTGTCGAAAAGAGCATCCACAGCTTCCTGTAACATACGTTTTTCGTTACGAACGATGATTTCCGGCGCTTTCAAAGCAAGAAGTCGTTTCAATCGGTTGTTACGGTTGATCACTCTTCTGTATAAGTCGTTCAAATCGGAAGTTGCAAATCTTCCCCCTTCCAATTGAACCATAGGGCGAAGTTCCGGTGGAATCACTGGAACTACATCCAATACCATCCATTCCGGACGGTTTCCGGAATCACGGAATGCTTCCAGAACTTCTAATCTTTTGTAAATACGTTTGTCAGAAATTTTGTTTCTGTCTTGGATCTTTTGACGGATCACTCTCGCTTCCGCATCTACATCGATACGTGCAAGTAGTTCCTTAATGGCGTCCCCGCCGATACCTGCGATGAATTTGTCGCCGTATTCGTCCAGGTAGTTGTGATATTCGTCTTCATCGATGAGTTCCCCTCTGTTCCTGCCGGAATCAGCAGGGTCGATGATTACATATTTTTCAAAATAGAGAACGCTCTTCAATTGGTTGATGGTCATATCCAAAAGAAGGCCCATACGGGAAGGAACGGATCTGTAATACCAGATATGAGAAACTGGAGCGGCGAGTTCGATGTGCCCCATTCTCTCTCTACGCACTTTGGAGTGAGTTACTTCCACTCCGCATTTGTCGCAGACAACACCCTTGTAACGAATGGATTTGAATTTACCGCAGTAACATTCCCAATCCTTAGTCGTTCCAAAAATCTTTTCACAGAACAGACCATCTCTTTCCGGTTTTAGAGTACGGTAATTGATGGTTTCCGGTTTTTTAACTTCGCCAAACGACCATTCTTTGATTCGTTCGGGTGAAGCCAAACGAATCGTGATTGATTCAAAAGTATTGTAATTTCTCATGCTTATCCGTTTTTCCCCTACGCGTTTTCGATGGTCTCGAATTTGATTTTCTTTTTGTTTTTCGAGAATTCATCTTCGTAATCAGAAATATCCACTTCCGATCCTTCGGAGTCTTTGATGATGATGTCAAGAGCGAGACCTCGCAATTCCTGAACGAGAACGTTAAAAGATTCCGGAATTCCAGGTTTAATGGAATGGATCCCTTTAACGATCGCTTCGTAAATACGAGCACGACCCAACATATCATCCGACTTGATTGTAAGTAATTCTTGTAAGGTATGAGAAGCACCGTATGCTTCCAATGCCCAAACTTCCATCTCTCCTAATCTTTGACCACCGAACTGTGCTTTACCACCGAGAGGTTGTTGAGTCACAAGCGAGTATGGTCCTGTAGAACGAGCATGGATTTTGTCATCCACTAAGTGAGCCAGTTTCAACATGTAGATATAACCGCAGAATACAGGGTTGATAAAACTATCACCGGTTCTTCCGTCGTATAACTTGAATTTGCTGTTACCGGGAAGTCCTGCTTGGCGGCAGAATTCCTGAACGTCATCTTCCGTTGCACCGTCAAATACAGGTGTTTCGAAATTCAATCCTAGTTTTTTTGCAGCGAAACCAAGTTGGGTTTCAAAGATCTGGCCCAAGTTCATACGGGAAGGAACCCCGAGTGGGTTTAGCACGATATCAACAGGAGTGCCGTCTTCCATATAAGGCATGTCTTCTTGAGCCATAACCCGAGCGACAACCCCTTTGTTTCCGTGGCGTCCCGCCATCTTGTCCCCAACGAGTAGTTTACGTTTGCGGGCAACATAAACCTTAACCATTTCTTCCACACCGGCAGCGAGTTCGTCACCGTTGTCGCGTGAAAATCTTTTAATATCGATCACTGTTCCTTCAAACCCATTTGGCATGCGAAGAGAAGAATCTCTTACTTCTTTTGCTTTTTCTCCAAAAATGGAATGAAGTAGTTTGTATTCAGGAGTGAGGTCGGTTTCCCCTTTAGGAGTTACCATACCTACCAAAATATCTCCCGGTTTTACTTCCGCGCCGATTCGAATCACACCGGATTCGTCCAAGTCGCGGAAAGCTTTGTCGGAAAGGTTTGGAATATCCCGAGTGATTTGTTCTTGTCCCAGTTTCGTTTCACGAGCTTGGATTTCGAACTCTTCAATGTGAATGGATGAAAATACGTCTTCTTTGATGATACGTTCCGAAATCAGAATCGCATCCTCAAAATTGTATCCTTCCCAAGGCATGAAAGCAACCAGAACGTTTCGTCCCAGCGCCAAATAACCTTCGTCAGTGGATGGACCGTTGGCAAGTACGGTTCCTTTTTGAAGGATGGCGCCGTATTCCCCTACTTTCTCACCTTTGATGATTTGACCTGCAATTGCAAATCCGGAAGGAACTTCTTGTCCTTCTTTCACAACAGGAGCATATTGCAATTCATCGGAGATGATCAAATCGTAAGGAACTTTTTCACCGTTGTTCAGTGTGATTTCAATTTTTTCCTTAGAAACTTTTGAAACTTTACCACCTTCCAGGTTGTGAAGCATGCTTACGTTCGGTTTTTGATTAAAACAAGTTCCTTGGTTGGTTTTCTTGAACTTAATCAAAGAATAATTTACTATTTCTTTGGAAGCGTCTTCTTTGATCCAAATTCCGGATGCGTCGACTTTGGAAACGACTCCGTCCTTTTTCGCAACGATACAAACTCCCGCGTCATAAGCTGCTCTGGATTCGATTCCTGTTCCCACAAAAGGTGCTTCTTCGATCAGAAGAGGTACAGCTTGACGTTGCATGTTAGAACCCATAAGCGCGCGGTTCGCATCGTCATGTTCCAGGAAAGGAATGAGTGCCGTAGATACGGACACTACTTGCAGAGGAGCCAAATCCATATATTGGATTTCGCTTGGGCTTCTGAAAGGGAAATCGCCTCTATGACGAGTGGAAATGAGTTTGGATTGGAATTCTCCTTTCTCATCCACAGCAGAAGAAGCTTGCGCCATGTAATGGTATTCTTCTTTATCAGCCGTTAAATACTCGATTTGTTTGATTACTTTTCCGTTTTTAACCACTCTATAAGGAGTTTCCAAGAATCCGTAATCGTTCACCCGGGCAAAACTCGACATGGAAAGAATGAGTCCGATGTTCGGGCCTTCCGGTGTTTCAATCGGGCACATTCTGCCGTAATGGGAATAATGAACGTCACGCACTTCAAATCCGGCGCGGTCACGAGAAAGACCACCAGGACCAAGAGCGTTTAATCTTCGTTTGTGGGTCAATTCCGCCAGAGGGTTTGTTTGATCCATAAACTGAGAAAGCTGCGATGATCCGAAAAATTCATTGATCACAGCTGTGATAGGTTTGATAGAAATCAAAAGTTGAGGAGTTTGTTGTTCCGGTTCTTGAACCGTCATTCTCTCTTTGATCACTCTTTCCACTCTGGAAAAACCGAGTTTCAACTGGTTGGAGATAAGTTCTCCCACAGAACGAATCCTTCTGTTTCCCAAGTGGTCAATATCATCCGGATAAAAGTTTTCCGCATCAGACATAAGCATCACAAGATAACGAACCGTTTCTATGATGTCTTCTTTACGAAGAACTCTATCTTCCACTTTATTGAAATCTTTCGGATTGTTGAATTCGAATTTGCTATTGATTTTGTAACGACCGACGATTCCCAAATCAAAAGTTTTAGGAGAAAAGAAAAGTCTCTTTAACTCGGACTCCGCATTTTCAATCGTAGACGGTTCGCCCGGACGCATAATTGTGTGAAATTTTTTGATCGCGTCTTCGTAATCGTTCACTCCGTCTTTTTCAAGACAGTTGATGAGAACAGGATTGTCTTTTCCTTTCGGAAATTCGATGACATCCACTTCTTTCACTTTCATCTCACGAAGGATGGAAATATTATCTTCGTTGATTTTGGAACCGGCATCGAGCATTACCTCGCCTGTTTCCATGTTGATGATATCTGCAATCGTTCTTCTTCCGATGAGTCTTTTGAGTTCTTTCGGACCCGCACCTGCGATCTTCATTTTGGAAGAACCGTAGAACAAACGTAATACTTCTTCGTTTGTTCCCATTCCCATGGACTTCACAAGAAGTGTAGCCGGGAATTTTTTCTTACGATCGATTTTGGCAACAAGTATACCCTTATTGTCCATTTCAAATTCAAGCCAGGATCCTCGGTAAGGAATCACTCGTGCTGAAAATGTATCTCTTGCTTGGTCGTAAGAAAAGAAAATACCGGGAGATCTGTGCAATTGACTTACCACAACGCGCTCAGCGCCATTGATGATAAAAGTCCCGTGGTCGGTCATAATAGGAAGGTCTCCCATATAAACCACTTGCTCTCTGATCTCACCCGTTTCTTTGATAATTAATCGTATAACTGCTTTTAACGGAGCGGCATAAGAGGAATCTGTATCTTTGGATTCTTGAGGGTTTCTTTTTGCATCCCCCAAAATATAATGACCGTATTCCATGACCATGTCATTGTTTGGGCTTTCAATAGGAAAGGATTCACGAAATACAGCTTCCAAGCCTTGGTTGGCTCGTTTGGTTGGATCTTTGGCTTCTGCCTGTAAAAACCAATCAAAGGATTTTTTCTGTACATAAATTAGATTCGGAAGTAAATTGAGGTCGGTAATTTTACCGAAATTTACCCGCTTTCTAGATTGTATCCGGGTATTCATGGAACATTCTCCCTAGGAACGACAAAAGTATAGGTGTAAAAATAAATAACAAAATAGAGGTGGGAAAGCCTACGGCCTCCCTGCCTCTATCAATTTGAAGAAAGGGGATGGAATATCCTGCAAGCTGGTGATTAACCGGCAGCAGCAACTTCTACTTGAGCCCCAGCACCTTCGAGTTTTTTCTTAAGATCAGCAGCCTCATCTTTAGAAACGCCCTCTTTCACTGGTTTTCCGCCAGCTTCAACAAGAGTTTTAGCGTCAGCTAAACCAAGACCAGTGATTTCTCTTACGAGTTTAATCACGTCGATTTTTTTATCTCCGTGTGCTTTCAAGATTACATTGAAAGTTGCAGGTTCTTCAGCGGCAGCCGCAGCTCCACCACCCGCAACAGCAGCAACCGCAACAGGTGCAGCAGCAGAAATCCCGAATTTGTCCTCCATCTTTTTCACGAGTTCAGCAGCCTGAACCAGTGTAAGACTTCCAATTTGTTCTAATAGCGCGTCAACAGCCATCCTATATTCTCCTTAAACTAAATCACTATTCAATTGTTGTAAAATTAACCGTTTTTCTCACCAACTGCGTTGATAGCTCTTGCGAGGCTTGCCATAATTTGGTTTACCCCGGAAGCAATCTGCGTTGCAGGTGCGTTTAGACCGCGAGCCACTTGAGAAAGAAGCTCTTGCTTGGAAGGAAGACCGGCAATTGCCTCCACTCCAGTTTTGTCTAAAACTTGGCCATCCATAAAGCCGGTTTTCACTTCTAATTCTTTTTTGTCTTTTGCGAAGTCTTTGCAAACTTTCGCAACAGCAGGAAGAGACTCAGTTGAAAAAATCGCCGCGAGCGGCCCTTTATAAATATCACCAAATTCGATTGTTTTGTCTTTGTGAGCGGAAGACTCTTTCAGAGCACGAAGGAAAAGATTGTTTTTAATCACCTTCATAGTCGAACCTTCTTTACGAAGTTTCGCTCTCAAATTCGTCATGTCTTCTACCGTCAAACCACTGTAAGAAGCCAAAATAA
The nucleotide sequence above comes from Leptospira kobayashii. Encoded proteins:
- the rplJ gene encoding 50S ribosomal protein L10 gives rise to the protein MANAAKIEAVADLKEKLEKGPNFILASYSGLTVEDMTNLRAKLRKEGSTMKVIKNNLFLRALKESSAHKDKTIEFGDIYKGPLAAIFSTESLPAVAKVCKDFAKDKKELEVKTGFMDGQVLDKTGVEAIAGLPSKQELLSQVARGLNAPATQIASGVNQIMASLARAINAVGEKNG